A genomic region of Nostoc sp. UHCC 0702 contains the following coding sequences:
- a CDS encoding 2-oxoisovalerate dehydrogenase E1 subunit beta — protein MSEIIFLVEEDPDGGYTAKALGESIFTQADDLNTLREMVKDSVQCHYLDEQSRPKFIRLYQAV, from the coding sequence ATGAGTGAAATTATTTTTTTGGTTGAAGAAGACCCAGACGGTGGTTACACTGCAAAAGCGCTTGGTGAGTCTATTTTTACACAAGCGGATGATTTGAATACGTTGCGAGAAATGGTAAAGGATTCAGTTCAGTGTCATTATCTTGATGAACAGAGTCGCCCCAAATTCATCCGCTTATATCAAGCTGTTTGA
- a CDS encoding AAA family ATPase — protein MTTANSAPVIPRYAISSQLYAGSRTRVYRAIQEPEKLAVVIKLLTAEYPNFNELLQFRNQYTISKSLKIPGIIHPLSLETYRNGYILVMEDAGEISLREYLKTTNISNVDFLAIAIQLTNILHDLHQNRVIHKDVKPANILIHTQTKQVRLIDFSIASLLPKETQELKNPQVLEGTLAYISPEQTGRMNRGIDYRSDFYSLGVTFYELLTGKLPFISDDPMELVHCHIAKMPTALGNRELLNLNREEIPQVVSDIVMKLMAKNAEDRYQSALGLKYDLETCLEQLKETGKIRDFEIGQWDVCDRFLIPEKLYGRETEVATLLQAFERVANGNSEMILVAGFSGIGKTAVINEVHKPITREQGYFIKGKFDQFNRNIPLSAFVQAFQGLMGQLLSESDAQLAVWQSKILAAVGETGQVIVEVIPELERIIGKQPPVSELFGSAAQNRFNLLFQKFIQVFTTKEHPLVMFLDDLQWADSASLNLLQLLMSDASSGYLLILGAYRDNEVFPAHPLMLTLEKIQKVGAVVNTITLSPLGEMTVNQLVADTLSCPPELAQPLTRLVYQKTKGNPFFTTQFIRALYEDGWIEFQLDLGYWQCNMTAVRQLVLTDDVVEFMALQLQKLPMETQTVLKLAACIGNQFDLSTLAIVLEQSPIDAATHLWKALQEGLILPISETYKFFQSYDCDDSDRSSEIAVPYKFLHDRVQQAAYSLIPEAQKQATHLKIGQLLLKNIPAAEQDKKIFDIVNQLNYGFQLITELTKQEELAWLNLSAGSKARVTTAYTAAMEYATFGIKLLKADCWHSQYQLALELHNLGAEAAYLAGNFELMAKFIQTVLDSVQNPLDQVKVHEVQIQAYGAQNRAREAVKLGKEILKLLGIEFPENISNSDVQAAIHQIKPLLADRPIESLINLPLMTDKTYLAAMRILSNITTLAYQADPDLYPLVPLKQVSLSVQYGNSPQSAFGYVGYGIILCGLVEDIESGYRFGQLAINLLSQFNTKEVTSKVMNGFNCLVRHWQEHTQETVQALWEGYTIGLETGDLEFAGINIRYYNTHLYFLGRELHILAKEMRTHTQALQQIKQERIAHHNEIQRQRTLNLLGEVDDVLCLKGEAYDEEVMLPISIENNDMFALLEFYFTKFQLSYLFGKYELAQGYAAQLEQYASGGLSMVISRQCNFYTSLARLGIYLEVNQDTQAQILNQVINNQEKMHLWANHCPMNILHQYYLVEAEKYRVLGNKSEAIEYYDRAIALAKENGYIQEEALANELAAKFYLDWGKEKVAAGYMQEAYYCYARWGAKAKTDDLEQRYPHLLRPILQPITQRSLDPLETLASISNVSIYNSTKTSRSSSTNINTILDFTAIFKASQSLSSTIQLHELIHQLTQILLQHSGGDGCALIMPNQACEWHFVAIATLNTVELCSEPLEGNNHLPVKLIQYVKNIKEVVVIDDLKTDLPVIDDYLIQQQPKSVLCLPILNQGQLIAILYLKNRTTSGVFTSDRIMILNFLCTQAAISLENARLYQQAQTYAQQLEQSQLQIVQSEKMASLGNLVAGVAHEINNPIGFLNGSINNGEDYVQDLLAHLALYQQHYPNPVTPIQDHAQEIDLEFLSEDLPKLLDSMKGAADRMKGISTSLRTFSRADTEHKVSANLHDGIDSTLLILKYRLKANEFRPAIKVIQEYGLLALVECFPGQLNQVFMNILANAIDMFDEMAKTQSPQEIAANSQQITIHTAMIEHQVQIRIRDNGKGMTEDVKARIFDHLFTTKGVGKGTGLGLAIARQIVVEKHGGSLEVQSEVGRGTEFLIQLPIRCYIMSG, from the coding sequence ATGACCACTGCAAACTCCGCTCCTGTGATTCCCAGATATGCAATTAGCTCTCAACTGTATGCAGGCTCCAGAACCAGAGTATATCGAGCTATCCAAGAGCCAGAAAAACTTGCAGTCGTCATTAAACTGCTGACAGCTGAATATCCCAACTTCAACGAATTACTGCAATTTCGCAACCAATATACCATTAGCAAAAGTCTCAAAATTCCCGGTATAATTCATCCTTTATCATTAGAAACATACAGGAATGGATATATTTTGGTGATGGAAGATGCGGGGGAAATTTCTTTACGAGAATACCTCAAAACCACAAATATTTCCAATGTCGATTTTTTAGCGATCGCAATTCAATTAACTAATATCCTCCACGATTTACATCAAAATCGCGTTATTCATAAAGACGTTAAACCCGCAAATATTTTAATTCATACCCAAACAAAACAAGTTCGTCTGATAGACTTTAGTATTGCTTCATTACTTCCGAAAGAAACCCAAGAGCTAAAAAATCCTCAAGTTTTAGAAGGAACCCTCGCGTATATTTCCCCCGAACAAACAGGCAGAATGAACCGAGGGATAGATTACCGCAGTGATTTTTATTCTCTGGGTGTGACATTTTATGAATTATTAACAGGAAAACTACCATTCATCTCTGATGATCCGATGGAATTGGTGCATTGTCATATTGCTAAAATGCCTACAGCATTAGGGAACAGGGAACTCTTAAATCTTAACAGGGAAGAGATTCCGCAGGTAGTTTCGGATATTGTGATGAAGTTGATGGCGAAAAATGCTGAAGATAGATATCAGAGTGCTTTGGGATTAAAGTACGATTTAGAAACTTGTTTGGAGCAACTAAAAGAAACTGGCAAAATTAGAGATTTTGAAATTGGTCAGTGGGATGTGTGCGATCGCTTTCTCATTCCCGAAAAACTCTATGGGCGAGAAACAGAAGTAGCAACCTTGCTTCAAGCTTTTGAGCGCGTCGCCAATGGCAATTCAGAAATGATACTAGTAGCAGGATTTTCTGGGATTGGGAAAACAGCAGTTATCAATGAAGTCCACAAACCTATTACCCGTGAGCAAGGATATTTCATCAAAGGCAAATTTGACCAATTCAATCGCAACATTCCCCTATCAGCCTTTGTGCAAGCCTTTCAGGGCTTAATGGGACAACTGCTGAGTGAAAGCGATGCTCAATTGGCAGTATGGCAAAGCAAAATTCTCGCCGCAGTCGGCGAAACCGGGCAGGTGATTGTGGAGGTGATTCCGGAACTAGAGCGAATTATCGGCAAACAACCGCCAGTCTCCGAACTCTTTGGCAGTGCCGCTCAAAATCGCTTCAATTTACTATTTCAAAAATTCATCCAAGTATTCACCACAAAAGAACATCCCTTAGTGATGTTTCTGGATGACTTGCAATGGGCAGATTCAGCTTCCCTCAACTTGCTGCAATTATTGATGAGTGATGCCAGTTCGGGCTATTTGCTAATTCTGGGAGCCTATCGAGACAATGAGGTATTTCCAGCTCATCCCTTGATGCTGACGTTGGAAAAGATTCAGAAAGTCGGAGCGGTAGTTAATACGATTACCCTGTCACCCTTGGGAGAAATGACAGTGAATCAGTTGGTGGCAGATACCTTAAGTTGTCCTCCTGAATTAGCGCAACCCCTGACAAGATTGGTATATCAAAAAACCAAGGGGAATCCCTTTTTTACCACCCAGTTTATCAGAGCTTTGTATGAAGATGGATGGATTGAGTTCCAGCTAGACCTAGGTTATTGGCAATGCAATATGACTGCGGTGCGGCAGTTGGTATTGACCGATGACGTGGTGGAGTTCATGGCATTGCAGTTGCAGAAACTACCGATGGAGACGCAGACAGTTTTGAAATTGGCGGCTTGTATTGGCAACCAATTTGATTTGAGTACTCTGGCGATCGTTTTAGAACAATCTCCCATTGACGCGGCAACCCATCTATGGAAAGCGCTACAGGAAGGGCTGATTCTCCCGATTAGTGAAACCTACAAGTTTTTCCAATCCTATGACTGTGACGATAGCGATCGCAGCAGTGAGATTGCTGTGCCTTATAAATTCTTGCACGATCGCGTCCAACAAGCTGCCTATTCTCTGATTCCTGAAGCCCAAAAACAAGCAACACATCTGAAAATTGGTCAACTCTTGCTCAAGAATATACCAGCAGCAGAGCAGGATAAAAAAATCTTTGATATTGTTAACCAATTAAATTATGGTTTTCAACTAATTACAGAACTGACGAAACAGGAAGAACTTGCTTGGTTAAATTTATCGGCTGGTTCTAAAGCCAGAGTCACCACTGCTTACACGGCTGCAATGGAATATGCGACTTTTGGAATTAAATTATTAAAAGCAGATTGTTGGCACAGTCAGTATCAATTGGCCTTAGAATTGCATAACCTGGGAGCAGAAGCCGCTTATTTGGCTGGCAATTTTGAATTAATGGCAAAATTTATTCAAACAGTCTTAGATTCTGTGCAAAATCCCTTGGATCAAGTCAAAGTGCATGAAGTGCAAATTCAAGCCTATGGCGCACAAAATCGGGCAAGAGAAGCGGTTAAACTTGGGAAAGAAATTTTGAAGTTATTGGGGATTGAATTCCCTGAAAATATTAGCAATTCTGACGTGCAAGCTGCAATTCATCAGATTAAGCCTCTACTTGCAGATCGACCCATTGAAAGTTTAATTAATCTGCCTCTGATGACGGATAAAACATATTTGGCAGCAATGAGAATTTTATCCAACATTACGACCCTCGCATATCAAGCAGATCCAGACTTATACCCTCTCGTGCCATTGAAGCAAGTGAGTTTGTCTGTTCAATACGGCAATTCTCCCCAGTCAGCTTTTGGCTATGTTGGCTATGGTATTATCCTATGCGGATTAGTTGAAGATATTGAATCTGGCTATCGATTTGGTCAATTAGCGATCAATCTTTTGAGTCAATTTAACACCAAAGAAGTGACTTCAAAAGTGATGAACGGGTTTAATTGTCTGGTTAGGCATTGGCAGGAACATACTCAAGAAACCGTACAAGCGCTCTGGGAGGGTTATACCATTGGGTTAGAAACAGGAGATTTGGAATTTGCAGGCATTAACATCCGTTACTACAATACTCATTTATATTTCCTTGGTCGAGAGCTTCATATTTTAGCCAAAGAGATGCGAACTCATACCCAGGCGCTCCAGCAAATTAAGCAAGAAAGAATTGCTCACCACAATGAAATTCAGAGGCAGAGGACTTTAAATTTATTGGGAGAGGTTGATGATGTCTTGTGTTTGAAAGGTGAAGCCTATGATGAAGAAGTGATGCTCCCCATCAGTATTGAAAACAATGATATGTTTGCACTGCTAGAATTTTATTTTACTAAGTTCCAACTCAGTTATCTGTTTGGCAAGTATGAACTGGCTCAGGGATATGCTGCCCAATTAGAGCAGTATGCCTCTGGTGGTCTATCAATGGTTATTTCTCGGCAATGCAACTTTTACACATCTTTGGCACGCCTCGGTATTTATTTAGAGGTTAATCAAGACACACAAGCACAGATTCTCAATCAAGTCATTAATAATCAAGAAAAAATGCATCTATGGGCAAACCATTGCCCAATGAATATTTTACATCAATACTATTTAGTAGAAGCTGAAAAATATCGAGTTTTAGGTAATAAATCTGAAGCCATTGAGTATTACGATCGCGCCATCGCCCTTGCTAAAGAGAACGGTTACATCCAAGAAGAAGCCTTAGCTAACGAACTAGCAGCTAAATTTTACCTCGACTGGGGCAAAGAGAAAGTCGCCGCAGGCTATATGCAGGAAGCCTACTACTGCTACGCTCGTTGGGGAGCCAAAGCTAAAACAGATGATTTAGAACAGCGCTATCCCCATTTACTGCGCCCCATTCTCCAGCCAATTACCCAGCGGAGCTTAGACCCCCTGGAAACTCTGGCCTCGATCAGCAATGTCTCAATCTATAACTCTACAAAAACCAGTCGGTCTTCTAGTACGAACATCAATACTATTCTCGATTTTACCGCGATTTTTAAAGCCTCTCAGAGCCTTTCTAGCACAATTCAACTGCATGAACTCATCCATCAACTCACCCAGATTCTTTTGCAACACTCAGGGGGCGATGGCTGTGCCTTAATTATGCCCAACCAGGCTTGTGAATGGCATTTTGTAGCCATTGCTACATTAAATACCGTAGAACTGTGTAGCGAACCGCTGGAAGGTAATAATCACCTGCCTGTCAAGCTGATTCAGTACGTCAAAAACATTAAAGAAGTGGTGGTGATTGACGATCTTAAAACTGATCTGCCTGTCATTGATGATTACCTGATTCAGCAACAACCGAAGAGTGTGTTATGTTTGCCAATTCTCAATCAGGGTCAGTTAATTGCGATTCTCTATTTGAAGAATCGCACCACCAGTGGCGTGTTTACTAGCGATCGCATCATGATTCTCAACTTCCTCTGCACCCAAGCTGCCATTTCCCTAGAAAATGCTCGACTTTATCAACAAGCTCAAACTTATGCCCAGCAACTTGAACAATCACAACTCCAGATTGTCCAGAGTGAAAAAATGGCATCTCTAGGCAACTTGGTAGCAGGTGTTGCCCACGAAATCAACAATCCCATCGGTTTCCTCAATGGCAGCATCAACAATGGTGAAGACTATGTACAGGATTTACTCGCACATCTGGCGCTTTATCAACAACATTATCCCAACCCAGTCACACCAATCCAAGACCATGCCCAAGAGATTGACCTAGAATTTCTGAGTGAGGACTTGCCAAAGTTACTAGATTCCATGAAAGGCGCAGCTGACCGCATGAAAGGCATCAGTACTAGTTTACGTACCTTCTCCCGTGCTGATACCGAACACAAAGTGAGTGCTAATCTCCATGACGGAATTGATAGCACCTTGCTAATCCTCAAATATCGTCTCAAAGCCAATGAATTTCGTCCGGCGATCAAAGTCATTCAAGAGTATGGTCTCTTAGCACTCGTTGAATGCTTCCCTGGGCAGTTAAACCAAGTATTTATGAATATTCTGGCTAATGCCATTGATATGTTTGATGAGATGGCAAAAACCCAATCCCCTCAAGAAATCGCTGCCAATTCGCAACAAATCACAATTCACACGGCAATGATTGAACATCAGGTTCAAATTCGCATTCGGGATAATGGTAAGGGCATGACTGAAGATGTGAAAGCGCGAATTTTTGACCATTTATTTACAACTAAGGGTGTAGGAAAAGGTACGGGATTGGGATTAGCGATCGCTCGGCAAATTGTGGTGGAAAAACATGGTGGCAGCTTAGAGGTGCAATCTGAGGTGGGACGGGGAACAGAGTTCTTAATACAGCTTCCGATCAGGTGTTATATCATGTCCGGTTGA
- a CDS encoding DUF554 domain-containing protein: protein MTLDFWAKTNGTWINAISVILGTTGGMLLQHRLPLRMQRIITQGVALITLFIGFQMAGSLLQVKNSRIDGVVLGLLAIIIGGLLGEWWQLEERLYSVGEFLKARFQKSGYFTEGFVASSLIFCVGPMTLIGSLNNGLTGNNTVLMLKATMDGITSIALSSSFGVGVGFSSLVILIYQGGVSLLAGFLVQSLPDPTHNPHLLLITGVGGLTIVGLGCNLLEVSQVRVASFLPALIIAPVIYFFVAIAK from the coding sequence ATGACACTAGATTTTTGGGCAAAGACAAACGGCACTTGGATCAATGCCATCAGTGTTATTTTGGGTACGACTGGCGGTATGCTTTTGCAACACCGCCTTCCTTTGAGAATGCAGCGCATCATCACCCAAGGAGTAGCGTTGATTACCCTGTTCATCGGGTTCCAAATGGCTGGTAGCTTATTACAAGTCAAGAATAGCCGAATTGATGGGGTAGTATTAGGGCTACTCGCCATCATCATCGGCGGACTTTTGGGCGAATGGTGGCAACTAGAAGAGAGACTTTATAGTGTGGGAGAGTTTTTGAAAGCACGTTTTCAAAAAAGTGGCTATTTTACAGAGGGGTTTGTTGCTAGTAGTTTAATATTTTGTGTGGGGCCAATGACTTTAATAGGCAGCCTCAACAACGGTTTAACCGGGAATAACACTGTGCTGATGTTGAAAGCTACAATGGATGGTATCACTTCCATCGCTCTTAGTAGTAGCTTTGGCGTTGGAGTAGGATTTTCATCTTTAGTAATTCTGATTTATCAAGGCGGTGTCTCGCTGTTAGCTGGATTTTTAGTTCAATCTCTACCAGATCCAACTCATAATCCCCACTTATTGCTGATCACTGGTGTGGGTGGTTTAACAATTGTAGGACTGGGATGTAACTTATTAGAAGTATCTCAGGTGAGAGTAGCTTCTTTTCTACCAGCCTTGATCATTGCACCAGTTATCTATTTTTTTGTGGCGATAGCAAAATAA
- a CDS encoding Rpn family recombination-promoting nuclease/putative transposase, producing the protein MKTDSIFYRLFQEFPSIFFELIGNPPETANTYQFASVEIKQTAFRIDGVFLPTQDEENPIYFVEVQFQTDLDIYLRLVSEIFLYLRQNKRKHTWRGVVIYPTRSIDIGDTKDCHEFFTSQRVTQIYLDELGDAASLPIGIATIKLVIEESDTAITTARELINRTKQAVNLELPQKQLLELIETILVYKFPKMSQKEIEEMFSLSELKQTRVYQEARKEGEQKAKLEAVPKLLALGLTTEQISQALDLAIAQVQQVAQQTPPNQ; encoded by the coding sequence GTGAAAACCGACAGCATATTTTATCGCCTATTTCAAGAATTCCCTAGCATCTTCTTTGAACTAATAGGCAACCCTCCCGAAACTGCAAATACCTATCAATTTGCTTCAGTTGAAATCAAACAAACAGCTTTTAGAATTGATGGTGTATTTCTGCCTACACAAGACGAAGAAAACCCAATTTATTTTGTAGAAGTCCAATTTCAAACCGACTTAGATATTTACTTGCGTCTGGTTTCGGAAATATTTTTATATTTGCGACAAAATAAACGTAAACATACTTGGCGAGGAGTAGTTATCTATCCTACTAGGAGTATTGATATAGGAGATACAAAAGATTGTCACGAATTTTTTACTAGTCAGCGTGTGACGCAAATTTACTTGGATGAATTAGGCGACGCTGCATCACTACCAATAGGTATTGCTACGATAAAATTAGTAATTGAAGAGTCAGATACAGCAATTACTACCGCTAGAGAATTAATCAACCGCACCAAACAAGCAGTAAATTTGGAACTGCCACAAAAACAATTATTAGAATTAATAGAGACAATCTTAGTTTATAAATTTCCGAAAATGAGTCAAAAGGAGATAGAAGAAATGTTTAGTCTCAGTGAATTGAAGCAAACGCGGGTTTATCAAGAAGCTAGAAAAGAAGGTGAACAAAAAGCAAAATTAGAAGCTGTACCTAAGCTTTTAGCACTGGGTTTAACTACCGAACAGATATCGCAGGCGTTAGACTTGGCTATTGCACAAGTCCAGCAAGTAGCACAGCAAACACCCCCAAATCAATAG
- a CDS encoding glucokinase, producing MTLLLAGDIGGTKTILRLVEISDSSKLHTIFEESYHSGDFLDLVPMVQQFLVKANTATPQKACFAIAGPIVNNTAKLTNLVWFLDSDRLQQELGIASVTLINDFAAIGYGIFGLQPEDLLTLQAGKLRPEAPVAIIGAGTGLGQGFLIKQGNYYQVFPSEGGHTDFAPRNELEFQLLKYLLEKHDIQRVSVERVVSGLGIVGIYQFLRDRKIAAESPEIAQIVRTWEQETGQQDKTVDPGAAIGKAALEKSDRLSEQTLQLFIDAYGAEAGNLALKLLPYGGLYIAGGIAPKILPLIQNSNFLLNFTQKGRMRPLLEEIPVYIILNPHVGLIGAALCAARL from the coding sequence ATGACATTGTTACTTGCAGGTGACATCGGCGGCACAAAAACTATTTTGCGATTGGTTGAAATATCAGATTCATCAAAGTTACATACTATTTTTGAGGAAAGTTACCACAGTGGAGATTTTCTCGATTTAGTACCGATGGTGCAGCAGTTTTTGGTCAAAGCTAACACCGCAACTCCACAAAAAGCTTGTTTTGCGATCGCAGGCCCTATTGTCAACAATACTGCCAAACTGACTAATTTAGTATGGTTTTTAGATAGCGATCGCCTACAACAAGAATTAGGCATTGCCTCTGTCACCCTGATCAATGACTTTGCTGCCATTGGTTATGGTATTTTCGGTTTACAACCAGAAGATTTGCTGACTTTGCAAGCTGGTAAACTTAGACCTGAAGCGCCCGTTGCCATCATTGGTGCTGGTACTGGCTTAGGACAGGGATTTTTAATTAAGCAGGGAAATTACTATCAAGTTTTTCCCTCAGAAGGTGGACATACTGACTTTGCCCCGCGTAACGAATTAGAGTTTCAGCTATTAAAATACCTGCTAGAAAAACATGATATCCAACGTGTTTCTGTAGAACGAGTAGTTTCAGGATTGGGGATTGTCGGAATTTACCAATTTTTGCGCGATCGCAAAATCGCCGCCGAATCACCAGAAATCGCTCAAATCGTCAGAACTTGGGAACAAGAAACCGGACAGCAAGATAAAACTGTCGATCCTGGTGCTGCTATTGGTAAAGCTGCGCTAGAAAAAAGCGATCGCCTCTCGGAACAAACTTTGCAATTATTTATAGACGCTTACGGTGCAGAAGCCGGTAATCTTGCCCTCAAACTCCTACCTTACGGCGGCTTGTATATTGCTGGTGGCATTGCACCTAAAATACTCCCCTTGATTCAAAACAGCAATTTCTTACTCAACTTCACTCAAAAAGGTAGGATGCGTCCCCTCCTCGAAGAAATACCTGTGTATATTATTCTCAATCCTCATGTTGGGTTAATTGGTGCCGCTTTATGTGCTGCTAGGTTATAA
- a CDS encoding iron-containing redox enzyme family protein, whose amino-acid sequence MMLLSIENIEDILRSKFCQQVVEQGINDAVKFLQSWSYLSSQVTRLHGAALARIHIADIQYLLAEIAYGECGFGNKDKIHSKLLKNLINQSPFAYSITQGLDTSFVQIFEETIIELSKMSQDEAIGFIVGLEAPAYQILQLLKQALLNVGILEIDINNSEYFVIHNAVEKEHQESGHEAMEIIMNSGFELSKIHKGGDKAINFLIMMIGDA is encoded by the coding sequence ATGATGTTGCTATCTATAGAAAACATTGAGGATATACTGCGGTCAAAATTTTGTCAGCAAGTAGTTGAGCAGGGAATTAATGATGCAGTCAAGTTTTTGCAAAGTTGGTCATACCTTTCTAGCCAAGTAACACGATTGCATGGAGCAGCATTAGCTCGTATACATATTGCAGACATTCAATATTTATTAGCAGAAATCGCTTACGGTGAGTGTGGATTCGGAAATAAAGACAAAATTCACAGCAAGTTACTGAAGAACTTAATTAATCAATCTCCTTTTGCCTATTCCATTACTCAAGGATTAGATACATCCTTTGTGCAGATATTTGAAGAAACAATCATCGAATTATCCAAGATGAGCCAGGACGAAGCTATTGGTTTTATTGTCGGATTAGAAGCTCCTGCTTATCAAATTTTGCAACTACTGAAACAAGCTTTGCTCAATGTTGGCATTTTGGAAATAGACATCAACAACTCTGAGTATTTTGTCATTCACAATGCTGTAGAGAAAGAACATCAAGAGTCAGGCCATGAAGCAATGGAAATTATTATGAATAGTGGATTTGAATTAAGTAAAATTCACAAGGGCGGTGACAAAGCAATTAATTTTTTAATTATGATGATAGGTGATGCTTAA
- a CDS encoding histidine phosphatase family protein: MSQIVWMARHANRLDFVNPDWFLTAERRYDPPLSDDGMVQAQQLSKRLQKENIAHIFASPFLRTVQTAYAVAQVLDLPIKLETGLSEWLNPDWMTEEPERLSIPALAELYPRIDITYTPRIAAKYPETREKMRERSGQTARCLAAEFFPENILLVGHGASVLGGTIGLVGETAKMEVKASLCSLVKVVLQGPEWLLELKGDTSHLSQVEEVIRFA, encoded by the coding sequence ATGAGTCAAATAGTCTGGATGGCAAGACACGCCAACCGCCTCGACTTTGTAAACCCTGATTGGTTTCTCACCGCAGAACGACGCTATGATCCACCCTTGTCTGATGATGGCATGGTGCAGGCGCAGCAGTTATCTAAACGCTTGCAAAAAGAAAATATTGCTCATATTTTTGCTTCCCCCTTCTTGCGAACTGTACAAACAGCATACGCAGTCGCCCAAGTGCTAGACTTGCCCATTAAATTAGAGACAGGCTTAAGCGAATGGCTAAATCCAGATTGGATGACAGAAGAACCAGAAAGACTGTCAATACCAGCATTAGCAGAATTATACCCCAGAATTGACATCACCTACACACCGCGCATTGCTGCCAAATATCCCGAAACCCGCGAAAAAATGCGAGAACGTTCTGGACAAACAGCCAGATGTCTAGCCGCTGAATTTTTTCCGGAAAATATCTTGTTGGTAGGACATGGAGCATCCGTGCTTGGTGGGACAATAGGGCTTGTAGGTGAAACTGCCAAAATGGAAGTAAAAGCTTCTCTGTGTTCTCTAGTAAAAGTGGTGCTTCAGGGGCCAGAATGGTTACTAGAACTTAAGGGAGACACTTCCCATCTCAGCCAGGTTGAAGAAGTAATTCGATTTGCCTAA
- a CDS encoding Uma2 family endonuclease, translating to MVKSPTKPVILEEFLKLPETKPASEYINGQIIQKPMPQGKHSILQGELVSGINTVVKPQKIALAFPELRCTFGGRSIVPDVTVFAWERIPLDERKEVANVFKTHPDWTIEILSPEQSQTKVTGNILHCLKHGSSLGWLIDPDERSVLVYPPKQQPELFQESLEILPVPDLVSGLQLTVGQLFEWLKL from the coding sequence ATGGTAAAATCCCCAACTAAACCCGTAATTTTGGAAGAGTTTTTAAAACTGCCAGAAACCAAGCCAGCAAGTGAATATATCAACGGTCAAATTATTCAAAAACCAATGCCTCAAGGAAAACACAGCATACTTCAGGGTGAGTTAGTCAGTGGTATTAATACTGTAGTAAAGCCTCAAAAAATTGCCCTTGCCTTTCCAGAATTGCGGTGTACCTTTGGCGGACGTTCAATAGTACCAGATGTCACCGTATTTGCTTGGGAACGAATTCCCCTAGATGAACGCAAAGAGGTAGCAAATGTTTTTAAAACACATCCAGACTGGACAATTGAAATTCTTTCGCCCGAACAAAGCCAAACTAAAGTAACCGGAAATATCTTACACTGTCTCAAACATGGTAGTAGTTTAGGATGGTTAATTGATCCAGATGAGCGTTCTGTTTTAGTTTATCCACCAAAGCAGCAACCAGAACTTTTTCAAGAGTCACTGGAAATATTACCAGTTCCCGATTTAGTTAGTGGTCTGCAATTGACTGTAGGGCAACTATTTGAATGGTTAAAATTGTAG
- a CDS encoding ABC transporter ATP-binding protein, with the protein MNAHEQLNFTLLEIRELDVNYGGIQALKNINLTIQKGEVVTLIGANGAGKTTTLRAISKIVNPQSGEIIYSGRNITRRQTHELVKLGIAHCPEGRRVLARQTVYDNLLLGGYIRSHQAEIKTDIQRQFELFPRLAQRRNQLAGTLSGGEQQMLAIARALMSKPQLLLLDEPSLGLAPAIVREIFSIIENLRATGVTILLVEQNANLALQIADRGYVLEAGAITLTGAASELISDERVKKAYLG; encoded by the coding sequence ATGAACGCTCATGAGCAGTTAAATTTTACACTATTAGAAATCCGAGAGTTAGATGTTAATTATGGTGGAATTCAAGCTCTCAAAAATATTAATTTAACTATTCAAAAAGGTGAGGTAGTCACTTTAATTGGTGCTAATGGTGCTGGTAAAACCACCACACTCCGCGCTATATCCAAAATAGTTAATCCTCAAAGTGGTGAAATTATCTACAGTGGACGTAATATAACTCGCCGTCAAACTCATGAACTTGTCAAACTTGGTATTGCCCATTGTCCTGAAGGACGGAGAGTGTTAGCGCGGCAAACAGTATATGATAATTTACTATTGGGTGGTTATATTCGCTCTCATCAAGCAGAGATAAAAACAGATATTCAACGTCAATTTGAGCTATTTCCCAGGTTGGCACAAAGACGGAATCAACTAGCAGGAACCCTCAGCGGTGGCGAACAACAAATGTTAGCGATCGCTCGTGCTTTAATGAGTAAACCACAACTACTACTCTTAGATGAGCCTAGCTTAGGTTTAGCACCTGCGATCGTCCGGGAAATCTTCTCCATTATTGAAAATCTCCGTGCTACAGGCGTGACTATCTTGCTAGTTGAACAGAATGCAAATTTAGCCTTACAAATTGCTGATAGAGGATATGTTCTAGAAGCTGGTGCTATTACCTTAACAGGTGCAGCATCAGAATTAATTAGTGATGAACGAGTGAAAAAAGCTTATTTAGGATAA